The genomic DNA TCAGAAAATACAAATTGGAATAAAAAATCAGGATTACTTGATCAAATTGCATGTGCTAATGGTGGGCTTGTTTCAATAGATTTTGAGGATATTAAAAATCCAAAAATAACAAAATTAAGTTCAAGTGATATTGAACATAAATATGATATAATTATTGTTCCAACAGGTGGTACTCATGCTGATTTATCAGAAGAGTATTCAGCTATACCTAATGAAATGATAAGTATTGCAAATACAGAACTTAGAAATATTAACAAACAATTCTTATTAGAAAATATAAATGTACTTAGAAAAAAATGTGGAGATCGAGCTATACTTCGTGCAATGCACTTTTTTGATGAAAATGAAAGAGTTGATAATTTGATTTTAGCCTTAAATGAAAAAAATTATTCACAATTTTTAAAAATTATTCAAAATTCAGGCTTGTCATCATACAAATATCTTCAAAATTGTTATGTTCCAACTAAATCACAAGAACAACCTATACCCATAATTTTAGCACTTACACAAGATTATATTGAAAAATACAATATAAAAGGTACTTGTCGGGTTCATGGTGGAGGTTTCGCAGGAGTTATAATGACAATTCTTCCAAAAGAAGATTCAAATTCTTACATCAAATATATTTTAAAATATGTAAATGGCGATGTATATAAGGTAAATATAAGATCTTATGGAGCAATAAATTTAAAAAATATTTAATCTATTAAAAATGGGAGTGTTTTAAAACTCCCATTTTATTATTTAGCTAGTTTTATTTCATCCCATACTTTATTTTGTTTTTCCCTTGTTGCTTCATCAAGTCCTACCGGTAATTTTGCATTTTTTAATATTTCTTCAACGGTAACTATTGATTTAACAGTAGTTAACTTTTCAACACCTTTAATTACTGGTATTTGTCTGAATTGTTCAAATACTTTAACATAATTTTCAGGTTTATATAAAAATTCTAAAAATTTATATGCATTTTCAACATGTTTTGCATTTGAAGGTATTGACATATTATCAATATACATCATAGCTCCTTTTGGCAAGAAATATGTAAAGTTTTTTTGTTCCTCTTCACTTGTTTCATAAAATACATCAGGGTATCCATGCGATACTACAAATTCTCCGGATGCAAGTCCTTTACCAAAAGTTGTGCTATCAAATTTTGCTAAATTTTTCTTAAATTTAATAATTAATTGCTTTGCAGCTTCTAATTCTTTATCATTACTTGTATTTGATTCAAATCCTAGATATTGTAAGGCTAATCCTAATGTTTCACGTCCATCATCTAACATAGTCATTCCTGATTTATATTTTTCATTTTCAAAAAGACTTAAATCCCTTGGAAAATCCTTACCTAAAATTGAAGTATTTACATTTACACCTGTTGCAAAATATCCATATGGAATAGAATAATTAAGTCCATTATCATATATTTTTGAAAATTCATATAATTTTAGTCTATCCGCATCTAGATTTTCAAATGTATTTTTTAGCTTTGTTTTATCAAGCTTTAATAACATATTATTTTTTATCATTACATCAACATAATCAGTTGAAGGAGATACAATATCATATTGATCTGTACCAGTTAAAAGTTTAGCCATCATCGTATCATTATTGTCGTAGTAAGTAATGTTTACTTTTATTCCTGTTTCTTTTTCAAATTTTTCAACAACATCATCAGGAATAAAATATATCCAAGTATAAATATTAAGTTCATTTTCATTAGTTGTACTTGAACCGCAACTTGTAAGTAATAAAATAGACATAATTAAATATAAAAAAAATTTTTTCAATTCAATACCACCTCTTATTTTTTATTAAATATTAACACATAAATATCCTTATTTCAAACTCTTTTTAACTTCCTCTTTATCAGAAAAATGTAGTATTTCTTTACCTATAATTTGATAAGTTTCATGTCCTTTTCCTGCAATAATTACACTGTCATTTGGTAAAATCATATTCACTGCATGATTTATTGCACTTGATCTATTTTCTATTATTATATAATTAGTATAATTAATATCTGTAAGACCTTTTTCAACATCTGCTAAAATTTGCTTTGGATCTTCTGTTCTTGGATTGTCAGATGTTAATATTATATAATCCGAATATTTTGCCGCTGCTTTTGCCATTAAAGGTCTTTTTGTTCTATCTCTATCTCCACCTGCACCAAAAACCGTAATAAGTCTATTTTGAGTAATCTTTTTTAGTGTACTTAATACATTAATTAATCCATCAGGTGTATGTGCATAATCTATAACTATTCTTGCATTTTTGTCATTTTCAATTAATTCAAATCTACCTACTACTGACTCCATTTTAGAAATTTTATCAAGTATATACGAAAAATCAATACCTATACTTGTAAGAGAAGCAACTACACCTAAAATATTATGTAAATTGTATTCCCCAACAAGTTTTGTTACTATTTCCTTTATTCCATATTTTGATGTAATTCTAATTTTCATTCCATTATTAGTATACTCTAATATTTCACCATAAATATCAGCCATTTTATCTTTTGTGCTTATACTTATGCCATTTAAAGTTTTTACATATTTATCATCAATATTTACACAAAGTTTTGCATTTGGTTTTAGTAAGTCTATTATTTTACATTTAGCATTAAAATAATCTTCTATTGTTTTATGATAATCTAAATGATCTTGAGTTAGATTTGTAAAAATTGCACTATCAAAATTTAACATATCTACTCTTCCCATAGAAAGTGAATGTGAACTAACTTCCATAAAGAAATACTCAACACCTAATTTTACACTTTTGTCCATAAGTTTTATTAAATCAAGAGATTCTGGAGTTGTATTTTTAGCATTAAAATTCTCATTTAATATTCTATAACCAGTTGTTCCTACTCTAGATGAATTTTCCAACACACTTTCTAATATGTATGTACTTGTAGTTTTTCCATTAGTACCTGTAACACCAATAACTTTTAACTTATTTTGCGGAAAATCATATAAATTTGATGCTATAATACCAAGATTATGTCTTAAATTTTCTACATAATAAAATGATATATTTTCATATTTTGTAATATTTATAGTTTTATCATCAGTTATTACTGCAACTGCACCATTTTCAATAGCTTTTGATATATAATCATTTCCATTTACATTTGTTCCATGCATGGCAACAAATATATCTCCACTTGTTATCTCTCTTGAATCATAACTTATAGACTTAAATTCAAAATCTAAACCTTTTTGTAATATTTCATACTTTACATCTTTAAACATTTTATCCTCTTTCTTTTTTGCAAAATTGTATAGTTAATATTGTAAAAAATATTAAAGAAAAAATATAAAAAGAATATTTTAATACCTCTATGGGTGACACATTTGCAAGTCCTGTTACTATTAGCATACCTCCATCATATGGACAAAGAGCTAAAAATGCACAAGCAAATATATCTAATAAACTTGCTAATCTTCTCTTTGATATATTATATTTTTCTCCAATTTCTTTTGCTAGAGGAGCTGATATTATTATGGCTATTGTATTATTAACTAATGCTATTGAAAGTAATCCTGATAAAAATCCTATTCCGTATTCAGCACCTTTTCTATTTTTTATTTTACTAGTTATAGATTCAATTAGCCACTGTGTTCCACCATAAAATT from Caviibacter abscessus includes the following:
- a CDS encoding extracellular solute-binding protein, producing the protein MKKFFLYLIMSILLLTSCGSSTTNENELNIYTWIYFIPDDVVEKFEKETGIKVNITYYDNNDTMMAKLLTGTDQYDIVSPSTDYVDVMIKNNMLLKLDKTKLKNTFENLDADRLKLYEFSKIYDNGLNYSIPYGYFATGVNVNTSILGKDFPRDLSLFENEKYKSGMTMLDDGRETLGLALQYLGFESNTSNDKELEAAKQLIIKFKKNLAKFDSTTFGKGLASGEFVVSHGYPDVFYETSEEEQKNFTYFLPKGAMMYIDNMSIPSNAKHVENAYKFLEFLYKPENYVKVFEQFRQIPVIKGVEKLTTVKSIVTVEEILKNAKLPVGLDEATREKQNKVWDEIKLAK
- a CDS encoding galactokinase yields the protein MKYIDKILKLYKNENNCIKRYENLLYEYKKQFGNTDDYELFSSSGRTEIIGNHTDHNHGKVVCASINLDTIAIACKNNDNKIRIKSLEYNENYVIDLNNLDVEKNNSWSCILVKGMLNALKKSGNIGGFNACITSTVISSAGVSSSASFEMLIGTIINSFYNNDKLDIVTLAKAGQYSENTNWNKKSGLLDQIACANGGLVSIDFEDIKNPKITKLSSSDIEHKYDIIIVPTGGTHADLSEEYSAIPNEMISIANTELRNINKQFLLENINVLRKKCGDRAILRAMHFFDENERVDNLILALNEKNYSQFLKIIQNSGLSSYKYLQNCYVPTKSQEQPIPIILALTQDYIEKYNIKGTCRVHGGGFAGVIMTILPKEDSNSYIKYILKYVNGDVYKVNIRSYGAINLKNI
- a CDS encoding UDP-N-acetylmuramoyl-L-alanyl-D-glutamate--2,6-diaminopimelate ligase — protein: MFKDVKYEILQKGLDFEFKSISYDSREITSGDIFVAMHGTNVNGNDYISKAIENGAVAVITDDKTINITKYENISFYYVENLRHNLGIIASNLYDFPQNKLKVIGVTGTNGKTTSTYILESVLENSSRVGTTGYRILNENFNAKNTTPESLDLIKLMDKSVKLGVEYFFMEVSSHSLSMGRVDMLNFDSAIFTNLTQDHLDYHKTIEDYFNAKCKIIDLLKPNAKLCVNIDDKYVKTLNGISISTKDKMADIYGEILEYTNNGMKIRITSKYGIKEIVTKLVGEYNLHNILGVVASLTSIGIDFSYILDKISKMESVVGRFELIENDKNARIVIDYAHTPDGLINVLSTLKKITQNRLITVFGAGGDRDRTKRPLMAKAAAKYSDYIILTSDNPRTEDPKQILADVEKGLTDINYTNYIIIENRSSAINHAVNMILPNDSVIIAGKGHETYQIIGKEILHFSDKEEVKKSLK